TTCAACCCAAAATCCTGTTTTCTTTCCGGTATCTCCTAATTTATCGTGAGATGTTAATACAAATAATATATTCATAGTTTTTTCTTTTTTACTGTTTAATGGTTCTTCAAAAACGCTTTCAGAAGTATTTTTTATTTTGCTGTCTTTACAGCTTGAAACTGTAAGAATGGTTAGCACAAATGCGACGGTTTGAATAAGTTTCATTTGTAAAACTAGTAAGCCATTTTTACAATTTTTTCCACCTTGTCTGGAGATAAGGATTGGTGTTCACCTAATCCTAACCAACCACGATCCGTGAATCGTTGCGATATGGTTTCTGCAGTACCTTCAAAGTCTTTGGTATAATCAGAGAGTTTGGTATTAATTCCCAAAGCATGAAAAAATGCGACAGTTTTTTCAATAGCTAAATATGCAATGTCATCTGTGTTGCCTTCTGTAATATTCCAAACACGTTCGCCATATTGTGCTAATTTGTCTTTTTTCGCTTCAAAATTATACTTGTAATGACTTGGTGCAATAACGGCGAGAGTCCGTGCATGGTCTATGCCAAATAAAGCGGTTAACTCATGGCCAATGGCATGAACTGCCCAATCTGTAGGAACACCTTTTTGAATGAGTCCGTTTAAGGCCATTGTACAGCTCCACATGAAATTTGAAGCTGCTTGATAATCTGTTGGATCTTTCAATACCTTTGGAGCGACCTCTATAATGGTTTGCATAATACTTTCAGCAAAACGATCTTGTAATAACGCACCACTAGGATAGGTCATATATTGTTCTAAAACATGTGTGAAGGCATCTGCTAAACCATTAGCCAATTGGCGCTCAGGAATAGAGGTTATAACCTGTGGATCCAAAATGGAAAACTCTGGAAATAAGCCAGGACCACCCATGCTTAATTTTTCTTTCGTTTCAGCTCGGGTAATTACGGCACCTGAATTCATTTCAGAACCGGTTGCAGGTAGGGTTAAAACCGTACCAAATGGCAAGCCTTTTTCGGTTCTAATATTATCGGCTAAAATATCCCAAGGTGTAAGACCTTCATATAAGCCCGCAGCTGATAAAAATTTAGTACCATCAATTACGGAACCACCACCAACAGCTATTAAAAAGTTGATATTTTCTGTTTTAATAATTTCCAATGCTTCCAATAAAACAGCATATTCTGGATTGGCAGGGATGCCACCAAATTCAATAACGGTTGCATTACCCAATGCTGCTTTTACTTGATTATAAATACCGTTTTTCTTAATACTTCCGCCACCATACAAGAGCAGAATTTTAGCGTTTTCAGGTATTTCGTTCTCTAATTTTTTGATACTATCCTTTCCAAATATAATTTTGGTCGGGTTTTTAAATTCAAAATTGTTCATAATATTTTTTTTATGTTTTTCTAAAATTTAGATTTTAACAATCATTTTACCTTTGTTTTTACCTTCAAATAAATCGATAAAAGCTTTTGGAATGTTGTCGAAACCATCTACTATTGTTTCTGTATAGGTAAGTTTTCCTTCGGATAACCATTCTGATAGTTGCTTCATGGCTTCAGGAAATTTTTCTGCATAATTCGAAACGATAAAGCCTTGCATGAGTGCGCTATTTTTAACTAGAAATGGTTGTACGCTTAAGCCTTTTGGCAATTCAGTGTTATTGTATACCGATATAGCGCCACAATTAATAATGCGTGCAAATTTGTTAATACTAAAGAATATAGCATCAGAAATTGGTCCTCCTACATTATCAAAATAAATATCCACGCCATCTGGAGCAGCTTCGGCTATTGCCGATTTCATATCGTCTGTTGTGTTATAATTAATACCTGCATCAAAACCAAATTTGGATTTTAGCATGTCAATCTTTTCATCTGTACCAGCTATACCAACAACGCGTAATCCAAGGATTTTCCCTATCTGACCAACAACAGATCCAACGGCTCCTGCAGCTCCCGAAACGACTAATGTTTCGCCAGCTTGCGGTTTACCAATTTGTGTTAATCCACAATAAGCTGTTAAACCGGTCATGCCTAAAATTCCTAAATATGCACTCAAGGGTGCTTTGTTAGCATCAACCTTTAAAAGATCTTCGCCCTTTGATATTTGTTGGGTTTTCCAATCCAACATACCTGAAACATAATCACCTTCCGAAAATTTGTCGTTTTTAGAGTCGATAACTTTGGCTACAACACCAGAGTGAATGGGTTTGTTCAATTCAAACGGAGGAACATAAGACTTGGCGTCACTCATGCGACCACGTAAATAAGGATCTACGGAAACGTATGCCGTTTCTAATAACATTTCACCAGAACTGATGGTTTCTTTTACGTCTTCTGTTATAAACTCGAAATCTGAAAGCGTTGGTTTGCCTTCAGGTCTATTTTTTAATAATATGGTTTGTGTTTTCATTATATGATAATTTTATATGTTGTGTTCAATTGTTTTTATACTGCTCCAAGCCGATTGAAAAGCTGCATCTATTTGTGTCTGGTCGAGTTGAAAATTACCACGCTTTTGTGCCATCATTAAAAAGGATAATGGATTAATAGCATAGGCATATAATATATAGTTGGATAGAGGCTTTATAACACCTTCTTGCTTTCCACGTTCCCAAAGGTCGAGTAGGGGTTGTAAATGTTTAATCCCTTGTTGCACACTAGGTTCGTCAATCATGGGTGTGTTATCACATTGCGCTAAAAACATGGCTTTGTCAAGTTCGGTCTGTTTAAATTCGGCTATGCGTTTCCAAATGGTTTCAAATCCAGATTCAACAGAAACTTCATCACTATAGGTAGCAAAGGCAAAATCCGTATATGCGGCTTTTACTTCTAAATAGGTTTTATTAACCAAATCCTGTTTGTTTTCAAAATAGAGGTAAATAGTTGCTGGCGATACATTGGCCATCTTCGCTATTTTACTCATAGGCGTGGCGTGAAACCCATTATTATTTACTAACTCAATGGTAGCTTTAATAAGGGCGTTTCGTTTATCGATACTTTTCTGAAGTTTTGCCATGTTTTTTAATTCTTGTACAAAGATAGATTAAAAAATGAATGTTCATTCTTTTTTAACAAATGTTTAGGTTTAATGATTTAAGGTTGGGACAGGAATAAAAGGCGACTAACCATTAGGTAAAATAACGGTTAGCCGTAAACTTAGAATCAATTAATTCTAAAAAAGGTCAATTCTACAAGAATTGACCTTTTAAATAATAGTTTGTATTTAAATCTATTCAACCACACGCTCCACACGATTAACACTATCTGTTTTGGATAAAGATAAGCGCACAATACAATCAGCGGTACATAACAAATCATGAGGAACATGGGCTTCTAAAGCAATTAAATCGCCTTTTTTTAATTGTAATTTTTCGCCATTAACGCCAAATTCTATGGCGCCTTCAAAAATAGAAACCACAATAGGAGCAGGTGCTTTATGTTCTTTCATAATTTGGCCTTTGCGCATGACAATTCTAATTTCTTTAGAGTGATCGCTATCAAGTAGTACACTAATAGCAGGTTTATCTGTTTTATAAACCAATTGGTCTGTTATGGATGCTGTTTTCATAAATGTATATTTAAAGATGGATGTTTGTTAATAAAATGTTGGCTATAGCTTTATTGTATTTGTTTCACAAAGGTAAAGCATATTTAATAGCGGACAAAAATATCCGAGATAAAATATGCTTTTCTGATATTCCTAGATTTTAAGATAAAAATTTACTAATCGCTAATTAATATAGACTTAACGTTTACAAATTCTTTCATACCAAATCCACCGTGCTCACGACCATAACCAGAATCTTTTACACCACCAAATGGCATTGTAGGATCGGCCAAACCAAAGGAGTTGATAAAAACCATTCCCGTATCAAAATGTGTTTCAGCTAACTTTGTAGCACGATCTACGTCCTTGGAAAAAATTCCGCCTCCCAATCCAAAACGGCTGTCGTTGGCAATTCGCATGGCGTCTTCTTCATCTTTAGCTTTGATAAGTGATGCAACGGGTCCAAAAAGTTCATCATCGTAAGCTGGCTGTCCAGGTTTTACATTTTCTAAAACTGTAGCCGGATAATAAT
Above is a window of Bizionia sp. M204 DNA encoding:
- a CDS encoding iron-containing alcohol dehydrogenase; its protein translation is MNNFEFKNPTKIIFGKDSIKKLENEIPENAKILLLYGGGSIKKNGIYNQVKAALGNATVIEFGGIPANPEYAVLLEALEIIKTENINFLIAVGGGSVIDGTKFLSAAGLYEGLTPWDILADNIRTEKGLPFGTVLTLPATGSEMNSGAVITRAETKEKLSMGGPGLFPEFSILDPQVITSIPERQLANGLADAFTHVLEQYMTYPSGALLQDRFAESIMQTIIEVAPKVLKDPTDYQAASNFMWSCTMALNGLIQKGVPTDWAVHAIGHELTALFGIDHARTLAVIAPSHYKYNFEAKKDKLAQYGERVWNITEGNTDDIAYLAIEKTVAFFHALGINTKLSDYTKDFEGTAETISQRFTDRGWLGLGEHQSLSPDKVEKIVKMAY
- a CDS encoding NADP-dependent oxidoreductase, with the protein product MKTQTILLKNRPEGKPTLSDFEFITEDVKETISSGEMLLETAYVSVDPYLRGRMSDAKSYVPPFELNKPIHSGVVAKVIDSKNDKFSEGDYVSGMLDWKTQQISKGEDLLKVDANKAPLSAYLGILGMTGLTAYCGLTQIGKPQAGETLVVSGAAGAVGSVVGQIGKILGLRVVGIAGTDEKIDMLKSKFGFDAGINYNTTDDMKSAIAEAAPDGVDIYFDNVGGPISDAIFFSINKFARIINCGAISVYNNTELPKGLSVQPFLVKNSALMQGFIVSNYAEKFPEAMKQLSEWLSEGKLTYTETIVDGFDNIPKAFIDLFEGKNKGKMIVKI
- a CDS encoding TetR/AcrR family transcriptional regulator, giving the protein MAKLQKSIDKRNALIKATIELVNNNGFHATPMSKIAKMANVSPATIYLYFENKQDLVNKTYLEVKAAYTDFAFATYSDEVSVESGFETIWKRIAEFKQTELDKAMFLAQCDNTPMIDEPSVQQGIKHLQPLLDLWERGKQEGVIKPLSNYILYAYAINPLSFLMMAQKRGNFQLDQTQIDAAFQSAWSSIKTIEHNI
- a CDS encoding cupin domain-containing protein; this encodes MKTASITDQLVYKTDKPAISVLLDSDHSKEIRIVMRKGQIMKEHKAPAPIVVSIFEGAIEFGVNGEKLQLKKGDLIALEAHVPHDLLCTADCIVRLSLSKTDSVNRVERVVE